A single genomic interval of Musa acuminata AAA Group cultivar baxijiao chromosome BXJ3-4, Cavendish_Baxijiao_AAA, whole genome shotgun sequence harbors:
- the LOC103982876 gene encoding sugar transport protein MST3: protein MAITGFVSGRSSTQKAYPGKTTPFVILTCLVAATSGLIFGYDLGISGGVTSMEPFLSKFFPSVHRKMMMAADRSSNQYCKFDSQLLTTFTSSLYLATLVTSLLASTVTRALGRKNSMLIGGVIFLAGSVMNGAAENVAMLIVGRILLGVGVGFACQSTPLYLSEMAPPHLRGMLNMGFQLMITFGIFSANLINYGTSKIIGDWSWRISLSLAAVPAMIITVGSVFLPDSPNSLVARGHTEKARTTLQRIRGIQDVDEEFNDMVAASDESKRVRHGWSNMGKRKHRPQLVMAVLLPSFQQLTGINVIMFYAPVLFKTIGFGSNGSLMSAVIVGLVNMFATLVSISTVDKIGRRLLYLEGGPQMFVCQIIVGTLIAVNFGSTGEASMSKLYAWIVVAFICIYVAGFAWSWGPLTILLPSEIFPLEIRTAAQSLAISVNMFFTFSIAQAFLPLLCHLKFGLFYFFGGWVVIMTTFIYFFLPETKNIPIEKMVLVWRDHWFWGRFIDDDGHAHGGQEPVDAVENNRKVVSAI from the exons ATGGCTATTACTGGTTTTGTGTCAGGTAGAAGCAGCACCCAAAAGGCTTATCCCGGGAAGACGACTCCCTTCGTGATTCTTACGTGCCTTGTCGCAGCCACCAGCGGTCTAATCTTTGGTTATGATTTAGGCATTTCAG GTGGAGTCACCTCCATGGAGCCGTTCCTATCAAAGTTCTTCCCTTCGGTACACAGAAAGATGATGATGGCGGCAGACAGGAGTTCCAACCAGTACTGCAAGTTCGACAGCCAACTCCTCACCACATTCACCTCCTCACTCTACTTAGCGACTCTCGTCACCTCCTTGTTGGCATCGACCGTGACGAGGGCACTCGGACGGAAGAACTCCATGCTCATTGGGGGTGTCATCTTCCTCGCTGGATCTGTCATGAACGGTGCCGCCGAGAACGTCGCGATGCTCATCGTCGGCCGAATCCTTCTCGGTGTCGGTGTTGGGTTCGCCTGTCAG TCAACTCCTCTTTACCTTTCGGAAATGGCTCCGCCTCATCTCCGCGGCATGCTTAACATGGGATTCCAACTAATGATAACCTTCGGCATCTTCTCTGCCAATCTCATCAACTACGGCACCTCCAAGATCATAGGTGACTGGAGCTGGCGCATCAGCTTATCACTTGCCGCAGTCCCTGCCATGATCATCACAGTAGGCTCTGTGTTCCTCCCCGACTCCCCCAACTCGCTTGTGGCTCGCGGTCACACCGAGAAGGCGAGAACGACGCTTCAAAGGATCCGCGGTATCCAAGACGTGGACGAGGAATTCAATGACATGGTTGCAGCAAGCGATGAATCGAAGAGGGTTCGACATGGTTGGtccaacatgggaaagagaaagCACAGGCCACAGCTTGTGATGGCTGTGCTGTTGCCTTCGTTTCAGCAGCTGACGGGGATCAATGTCATCATGTTCTACGCTCCGGTGCTCTTCAAGACCATTGGGTTCGGCAGCAATGGGTCGCTGATGTCCGCAGTCATCGTAGGTCTGGTGAACATGTTTGCCACATTGGTTTCCATCTCGACTGTGGACAAGATAGGGAGGAGATTGCTCTACTTGGAGGGCGGACCTCAAATGTTTGTTTGCCAG ATCATTGTCGGAACGCTGATAGCGGTGAACTTTGGGAGCACCGGCGAAGCCAGCATGTCGAAGCTGTATGCTTGGATCGTGGTGGCCTTCATCTGCATCTACGTCGCAGGGTTTGCATGGTCGTGGGGGCCGCTGACCATCCTGCTACCCAGTGAGATCTTCCCACTGGAGATCCGAACGGCCGCCCAAAGCTTGGCCATATCAGTCAACATGTTCTTCACCTTCTCCATCGCCCAGGCCTTCCTCCCCTTGCTCTGCCACCTCAAGTTTGGGCTCTTCTACTTCTTCGGAGGCTGGGTGGTGATCATGACCACCTTTATCTACTTCTTTCTGCCCGAGACCAAGAACATCCCCATCGAGAAGATGGTTCTTGTTTGGAGAGATCATTGGTTCTGGGGCAGATTCATCGATGATGACGGCCATGCTCATGGAGGCCAGGAGCCGGTGGATGCAGTGGAGAACAACAGAAAGGTAGTCTCTGCTATCTGA
- the LOC135637102 gene encoding vesicle-associated protein 4-2-like, which produces MALANENPEASGGGNVWNLCRMPFWQAGGSGSSSSSAAAGVSHHHVIHGHAPRSAEGSDTQYSGASGSVSSVAKSLLLTRRRLRLDPASKLYFPYEPGKQVRSAIKIKNTSKSPVAFKFQTTSPKSCFMRPPGAILSPGEHIIATVFKFVEHPENNEKVLDQKNKVKFKIVSLKVKGPMEYVPELFDEQKDQVAVEQILSVVFLNVERPSPRLDKLKRQLAEADAAVEAHKKPPEETGPRILGEGLVIDEWKERRERYLAQHQVEFVDSV; this is translated from the exons ATGGCGTTAGCTAACGAGAATCCCGAGGCGTCCGGTGGCGGCAACGTCTGGAACCTCTGCCGGATGCCCTTCTGGCAGGCCGGCGGCAGCGGCTCCTCCTCGTCATCTGCCGCTGCGGGGGTGAGTCACCACCACGTCATCCACGGACATGCACCTCGATCGGCGGAGGGATCCGACACGCAGTACTCCGGTGCCTCCGGCTCCGTCTCGTCGGTGGCCAAGTCGCTGCTGCTCACCCGGCGCCGCCTTCGTCTTGATCCCGCCAGCAAGCTCTACTTCCCTT ATGAACCTGGAAAGCAAGTCAGGAGTGCGATCAAGATTAAGAATACAAGCAAGTCACCTGTAGCATTTAAG TTTCAAACTACCTCCCCAAAAAGCTGTTTCATGCGCCCTCCTGGAGCAATACTTTCTCCTGGGGAACATATTATAGCAACTG ttttcaAGTTTGTGGAGCACCCAGAGAACAATGAAAAAGTTCTAGATCAAAAAAACAAGGTCAAGTTTAAGATTGTAAGTTTGAAGGTCAAAGGACCAATGGAGTATGTACCTGAACTG TTTGATGAGCAGAAAGACCAGGTTGCTGTGGAGCAAATTTTGAGCGTAGTATTCTTGAATGTCGAGCGTCCTTCTCCG CGATTGGATAAATTGAAGCGCCAACTAGCCGAGGCTGATGCAGCAGTTGAGGCACACAAGAAACCTCCCGAAGAAACTGGGCCGAGGATACTCGGTGAAGGGCTAGTCATAGATGAGTGG AAAGAACGCAGAGAAAGATATCTGGCTCAGCATCAGGTCGAATTCGTTGACTCCGTATGA
- the LOC135636097 gene encoding vacuolar protein 8-like, whose product MHGRRSFLLLLLLLLLRREIKSQLHEDDSESMKSEMEEEEEEGKAGCSLRQLEGISIRRATEVIGSLISSSYCSRSFPAKWQLIRDKLEQIRSALAAAADGGDSAANTELVGLLQAITSTANETRLLANKCSDEAYGGGRLRLRSDLDVVACRLHLHSKRLEEIYASGVLTLSRAIVVPRPGVGASREDMRFYVKDLISRLKIGNLEMRVGALKALNQVLREDEKYVRILVVEVAEGVALLASFLESGIEGVAEEAAEAISAIAGFDSHRAALATAGAVAPLIRLLEIGTESAKERAAGALKRMTENSDNAWSVSAQGGVSALLKICGDSGSSGELIRSACGVLKSLGGVEEIRRFMVEEGAVSIFVKLSRSKEETSQVQAIEFLTAMAYEDDAIKEKAMKEGVLGSLVELLDPNSPCSSKAKEVALRAIEAFCFSSPSTMNVLMSSGFLDRVLSLLRSGEMPLQEPALKAVARLSALSQAIKKAMGDAGFIPELVKLLENRSFQVREMAAEALSGMISIQTNRRRFIKRDDNVTRMLQLLHPGEKSVTKTHVLSALVCLADSGGVRRKIAASGCVKHLEELAESDVRDAKRIIKRLSTSRFRSMLSGMWS is encoded by the coding sequence ATGCATGGACGCAGatcgtttcttcttcttcttcttcttcttcttctacggaGGGAGATCAAAAGCCAGTTGCATGAGGATGATTCCGAGTCGATGAAATCAGagatggaagaagaagaggaggaggggaaAGCCGGTTGCAGTCTTCGGCAACTTGAAGGGATTAGCATCCGCCGAGCGACGGAGGTCATCGGTTCGCTGATCTCCTCCTCCTACTGCAGCCGATCCTTCCCTGCGAAATGGCAACTGATCCGGGACAAGCTGGAACAGATCCGCTCTGCATTAGCCGCTGCAGCAGATGGCGGAGACTCTGCAGCGAACACAGAGCTCGTCGGACTGTTGCAAGCTATAACATCGACCGCAAATGAGACGCGGTTGTTGGCCAACAAGTGTAGCGATGAGGCTTACGGCGGCGGGAGGCTCCGCCTGAGGAGTGATCTTGATGTGGTAGCCTGCAGGCTCCACCTCCATTCGAAGCGCCTGGAAGAGATCTACGCATCTGGGGTTCTGACCCTTTCTCGAGCCATAGTCGTGCCGAGGCCCGGCGTCGGAGCGAGCCGGGAGGACATGCGGTTCTACGTAAAGGATCTCATCTCCAGGCTAAAGATCGGCAATTTGGAGATGAGAGTTGGAGCTTTGAAGGCCCTCAACCAAGTCCTGCGCGAGGACGAGAAGTACGTGAGGATTCTGGTGGTAGAAGTAGCGGAAGGTGTTGCTCTGCTAGCGAGCTTTCTTGAATCCGGGATCGAGGGTGTTGCGGAGGAAGCAGCGGAGGCGATCTCGGCCATCGCAGGTTTTGATTCACACAGAGCAGCTCTTGCCACGGCTGGTGCCGTCGCGCCATTGATTCGATTACTGGAGATTGGAACTGAATCGGCGAAGGAGAGAGCAGCCGGAGCTCTGAAGAGAATGACAGAGAACTCGGACAATGCATGGTCGGTTTCAGCTCAAGGAGGCGTCTCTGCTCTCCTCAAGATATGTGGCGATTCCGGCAGCAGCGGAGAGCTGATTCGGTCAGCTTGTGGCGTGCTGAAGAGCCTCGGCGGCGTGGAAGAGATCAGGAGGTTCATGGTGGAAGAAGGGGCGGTCTCCATCTTCGTGAAGCTCTCGAGATCGAAAGAAGAAACTTCGCAAGTCCAAGCCATAGAATTCTTGACCGCAATGGCCTACGAAGACGACGCCATCAAGGAGAAGGCGATGAAAGAAGGCGTGCTCGGCTCACTGGTGGAGCTCCTCGATCCCAATTCCCCCTGTTCATCGAAGGCCAAAGAGGTCGCGCTCAGGGCTATCGAGGCCTTCTGCTTCTCATCTCCGAGCACCATGAACGTCTTGATGAGCTCGGGGTTCCTCGACCGCGTTCTTTCCTTGCTAAGGAGCGGCGAGATGCCTCTTCAGGAGCCTGCGCTGAAGGCCGTGGCTCGCCTCTCCGCGCTATCCCAGGCGATCAAGAAGGCGATGGGGGATGCCGGCTTCATCCCGGAGCTCGTGAAACTACTGGAGAACAGGTCGTTTCAGGTGCGGGAGATGGCCGCTGAGGCACTCTCGGGGATGATATCGATCCAAACAAACCGTAGGCGATTCATCAAACGGGACGACAACGTGACCCGGATGCTGCAGCTGCTCCATCCCGGAGAGAAGTCGGTGACCAAGACGCATGTGCTCTCTGCTCTGGTGTGCTTGGCCGATAGCGGCGGCGTCCGGAGAAAGATTGCGGCTTCTGGGTGCGTGAAACACTTGGAGGAACTTGCAGAGAGTGATGTAAGAGACGCTAAAAGAATCATCAAAAGGCTGTCTACCAGCAGATTTCGgagcatgttgtccggcatgtggaGCTGA
- the LOC135635195 gene encoding cell wall integrity and stress response component 1-like: protein MPDLELETAMRPRSWKRGHGFLCFGAAAAEEDEVEESSRGSVGSSGRGEEALQDGPRPRRWRLQSRVLAKFFRSVSFLTCPNRNGKERKDSSRLSDSSKTASESSAKSRDGDDNHRSAAAVFSSASSSSSPFFSSSSSSSSSSSSSSASSASISRLSSAVTSGFPDPPEQKEIPKRSPPTLCSSATRAFLLVTGLAMTVFCGRLSAIMWTSSWLCLIARRFSKRETAAVKEIIEAAPAEVVLKVAAAKLRRERGEEREQKKKVLFLCLWRRNRKA from the exons ATGCCGGACCTTGAACTCGAGACCGCAATGAGACCGCGGAGCTGGAAGAGGGGCCATGGATTCCTATGTTTCGGCGCGGCGGCCGCAGAGGAGGACGAGGTGGAGGAGTCCTCACGGGGCTCCGTGGGTTCCTCCGGCCGGGGCGAGGAGGCCTTGCAGGATGGACCACGACCGAGGAGGTGGCGCTTGCAATCCCGAGTCCTAGCCAAGTTCTTTAGATCCGTATCTTTCCTTACTTGTCCG AATCGGAACGGGAAAGAGAGGAAGGATTCGAGCCGGTTGTCGGATTCGTCGAAGACCGCGTCGGAATCGAGCGCGAAATCCAGGGACGGTGACGATAACCATAGGTCTGCGGCGGCGGTCTTTTCCTCCGCCTCTTCCTCGTCCTcgcccttcttctcctcctcttcttcttcttcttcctcctcctcctcctcctctgcgtcTTCCGCCTCAATATCTCGTTTGTCATCGGCGGTCACATCCGGTTTCCCGGATCCTCCGGAGCAGAAGGAAATTCCGAAGCGGTCGCCGCCGACGCTGTGCAGTTCGGCCACCAGGGCGTTTCTCCTCGTCACCGGCTTGGCGATGACGGTTTTCTGCGGCAGGCTGTCCGCGATCATGTGGACGTCGTCGTGGCTCTGCTTGATTGCTCGCCGGTTCAGCAAGCGCGAGACGGCGGCGGTGAAGGAGATTATAGAAGCAGCGCCCGCGGAGGTTGTACTGAAGGTGGCGGCGGCGAAGCTTCGACGGGAGCGAGGGGAGGAGAGAGAGCAGAAGAAGAAAGTCCTCTTCCTGTGCCTTTGGCGAAGAAATAGAAAGGCTTGA